The nucleotide sequence CGACTTTAGCTCGGCTTTCTTTTGGACTTCATAGAGTTTGTGTATACAAAGAACATTCAAACAGCAGTTTTCAATACAATAGTCTAGTGCAGGTTGCCGAAAATAACCCGCCAGTTTCAGGTTGAACCACAAAGACACAAAGCGCACGAAGAAACTTTGTGTCCCTTCGTGCCTTTGTGGTGAAAAACCTCTGCCACAATGCACTAGTTATCGCACTAGTTATCTGGTAAAACTCTTTTGCATCTCTAAACCTATATCTCTAAACCTTTTGCCAGTGTCCATTCTCCAGGAAAAACCTGACCTGATGATTTATGGTTCGTGAGCCGCAAACCGCTCAATCCAAGTCAAAACCGACAGAAGAAGTTATCTATACCGAGCTTTACAATGCCATTTTGGAACGTCGTCTGCCGCCAGAAACCAAACTGGGTGAAAATCTGCTGGCTGAGCACTATGGCATCAGTCGCACCATCATTCGCCAGGTGTTGCAGCGGCTTGCCCACGATCGGCTGGTAAAACTAGAGCCGAATCGGGGAGCGTTTGTTGCCAGCTTATCTCTGGAGGAAGCAAAACAGATTTACGAAGCCTGGCGCTTAATCGAGGTGGCGATCGTGCGTGACGTTACTCAATCCATCACCCCAAAGCAGGTAAAGATGCTACGGCTGCTGGTTTCAGAGGAACGAAAAGCCTGTGATGCTCAGGATATTCCCCGGTTAACGCGGCTATCGGCTGAGTTTCACATGCAACTTGCCGATCTGTGCCACAACAAATTTCTCGGCAGATTTCTCAAAGAACTGGTTCCACAAACATCGCTGGCATTCTTCTATGAAATTCGGAATATGCCAGTCTGTACGAAAGATGAACACAGTGAGATTTTGGATTACATCGCAAGTGGAGATGTGGATGGTGCTGTAGCGGCTGTGATGCGCCATTTGGATGGAATCGAAGCCGGACTTAATGCGCGGGCATCCCTGAACCAGACAGCCAGTCTGGTAGATATTCTCAAGTCGAGAGCTTCATTTTAACGGCTCAGATCAGCGGTGGCAGATAGCTTCAAACAGTGCTATGGCCCTTTTCAAGGGGTTGAGGTACAGTGAGGGGGCGGAGCATCCCACTGTACCTCACACTCCAGTACCTTACTCAATTGAGAAACGCTATAGCAGACAAGCTACTCAGTAAACAATCTCTGATACAGACAGCATCAGCAAGCTTCTGAGTTGGCAAACTGGCATCGAAATAACCCACCAGGGTTGGCTTGAACCACAAAGACACCAAGGGCACTAAGAAACTTCATGTCTCTTTGTGCCTTTGTGATGAAAAGCGTCTGTCACAATGCATTGGTGCTCTGTCAAGAATTATTTTGTAGGTTGAAAACCCCAAAATAATAATCTTTTCCTGACCCCAGACTCACAAATACAAAGTTGACAATCCGCCAGCAGTATGCAATGAACCGGACTTGAACCGGTGACACGAGGATTTCTCAGTCCTCTGCTCTACCAACTGAGCTATCCCGGCTTGCAAGGGTTTAGCTACCCACAGTTATCATTCATAGTCAATTTATAGTCAATAGTCCTGATTTACCTCGTTAGAAAACTCTGGAGGATAAGGCAAAGTTGCCCCATCATAAAAGACTGCTGGCTTGCCTTCCTTTCTAGCTATGTTAATCGCTTCTCTGGCTTCTTCCCAGGTATCGAAGATAAAATACTGCCATCACTGAACATTTGTATCAAAAATAGCGATTCTTGCTTCTTTATTCTTCCATTCTGAATTATCTACATTTAATAAGTAAGAATGCTAAGTGTATTGACTCAAATAGTCTCAGTGAATATAAATTCTCTTCTAAAGGCAAAGATGGAGCTAGTCCATATACAGCCAGAGATACCCTAAAAACAGCGTTAGAAAATCGTCAACCATCCAGTAAACAGAGTACACAGTCAGTACACATTGACCACACAGCCTATTCATCCTACTGAAGTTCCCATTACAGTAAGGCTAACGCTCTGGAAATACCACTATGAAGACCATTGAAACCATTGCAACCATTACACCCACCAAGGAACTCAAAATTCAGTTACCTGAAGACCTGCCAGCAGGCACCTTTAAGGTTGTCGTGGTGATTGATGAAACTTCAGTAGTCAGTTCTGAACAACCGGAAACGGTAGAAACCCCTGTCTCCTTTCTTGAACTGGCTGGAGATTTAATCGGTTCTCTGGAAGGATTACCGCCTGACCTATCCACTAATAAGAACTATATGGCAGGTTTTGGCGAGTCATGAGACGACAGTTTTTACTTGATACGGGTGTACTGGTTGCTTTGCTAAGTAAAGCTGACGATTTTCATCAATGGGCTACAACCACTGTCACAATGGTTAATCAACCACTCCTGACCTGTGAAGCCGTCATTACAGAAGCCTGTTTTTTGTTACAGCGTGATTCCCGTAGTCAACAGGCTGTTCTATCCCTGGTGAACAAAGGAGCGTTACAGATAGATTTTTGCCTCTCAGATGAAGTACAGGCAATTGAGGAACTGATAACTCGCTACGAAAATGTATCGATGTCGCTTGCTGATGCCTGCCTGGTCAGGATGACAGAGCTACACCTCGAAAGCACTATCCTTACAAAAGCACTATCCTTACACTAGATAGCGACTTCAGAATCTATCGAAAGCACCGCAGTCAGGCGATTCCCGTCATCATGCCAGCATAGAAACCATCTGTTCGCTGTTCAAACTTCAGAAAATTTTAACTTTTCAAGATTGAAGGTATTAGTTCGATTAACCTCTTGGGAACTACTAAATTAGTCACCTGTAATCCCTTCTAATGAGGAACATAGGGACTCATGGCCAAGTGCCTTTGTGAAGAGGACCCTTAGGTAGTACATTCGAACCTATGGGTATCCTCTGCTCTACCTCATCATAGTCACTCCATAGTCAAACTCAGGTTAAATAGTCAGAATTTCCTGCTTTTCCTGAAGCTTGAAAGAGCCTAAAGACAAGAGTAAGAGTGTAAAACCCTTGCCCTGACTGAATCTTAGAGATTCTGTTGAATGCCAGGAACCGGACTTGAACCGGTGACACGAGGATTTTCAGTCCTCTGCTCTACCAACTGAGCTATCCCGGCAGGGATATTAGCGTTAAGCGCTTTATCAGCCTAGCAAATCGACGTAACAATTTGCAAGTGGGATCGAAGAGTTTGTACAGCAATCCCTACTTGCCCCCAGGCGGCTATTAACTGCTACAAGAAATGAAGAACCCTTACGAGTAGAAATGAATGGACTGGTGGGAAATTTCCGGTAACTGGGTACTGATACCACAGAGACCGACGGCCATTGTACATTTTCTGGGCGGGGCGTTTGTCGCCACTGCCCCACAGTTAACTTACCGTCGGTTGCTAGAACGGTTGGCTTTGCAGGGTTATGTAATCATCGCAACGCCATTTGTGAACACATTTGACCATGCCGCGATCGCCCAAACCGTACTGCAAAGCTTTGACCGCACGCTGGATGCACTGTATGCCAGTCACCTGCGTCGGCGATCGCTGCCGATCTACGGAATTGGTCACAGTATGGGCTGCAAGCTCCATTTACTGATTGGCAGTCTGTTTTCGACTGAACGGGCAGGGAATATTCTAATTTCCTTTAACAACTTCTCCGCCCGCAATGCTGTTCCCCTGATTGAGCAGTTTTCCCCGGTCTTCTCTGTAGAATTTACACCTTCCCCACTTGAAACCAACCAGATCATTGCTCAGAACTATCGAGTGCGCCGAAATTTGCTGGTTAAATTTAGCAATGACACAATCGATCAAACGACTATCCTCACCGACTTGCTTCAGACCCGGTTTCCAGGGATGGTGGTGGCTCAACATCTTCCGGGCAATCATTTAACCCCACTGGGACCGGATGCTAACTGGCAGGCAGGCAATGTTTTTACTCCCTTCGATGCGATCGCCCAGTGGATGCGCCAGGAAGTTTATCGCGAACTGCATCAGCTTGAACATACTATTCTGCGATGGCTTAACCCCCTTGCAAGATTCTAGAATTGCACCTGAAGGGATTGAAGCAAAGCCGTGCTGATTGGATGGTTGGGTTCCAGTTGTTGGGCCTTTTTCCAGGCAGCGATCGCCCGTTGAAACTCTCCCTGCAATGCCCAGAGTTGACCGGCAAAGGCATGGAAATCAGCCCGGCTGGCGTAGAGGGCGATCGCCTGTAAGGTAGGTACCTGCTCTTTGGGTGATAAGGATTGCAGTAATTGATCCCATGCCTGAACTGCCTGCGTTTGATTCAGGGAAACTTTGCCGCTACTGGTGGGTTCCCCCTGTACGGCATCATCAAAAATCTGGCAGGCTCGGATTGCCGGGTCGCGATCGCTGCCTTCCTGTACCAGATGGCTGAACAGGGAATAGTCCTTTGTAGAAAGCGCATCCACCCAGGGCAGTACCTGTACATCTAATTCGGGGTTGAGATCACCAAATTTCTTACCAAACCGACGACGGGTTTCCTGGACGGCTTCTGAGTTGCCCAGTTCTTTCCAGGTTTTAACCAGGACGGTATAAACTTCCCGGTAACGACAACCTTCCTCCAGGGCCTCAGTCAGTAATTGGATGCCATCCTCATAGCGTTCTTCCAGCACAGCAATCAGTCCATGCCGCCCCTTAACTTCAGGGGATTTAGGATCAATTCGCTCTGCCGTCCTCAGTTCACCCATGGCAGTGCGCTCCCGCCCAATGGACATCCAGGTCTGCCAGACGACAGTGGGCATAAACAAGGGCTTCTTTACGACGAGCTTCTGGCCAGTTTTGGGGATTCTGCCTGAAGTCCTGCTCCAGCCATTTAATGATTCGGGTGAGCAACCGTTGTAGCTCCTGGTAATCCTGATTCAGATCCAGAGCCTTCATTAGATTGACAGACAGTTGAGGATCAAAAGGTTGCTCTTTCTGCAATTGCTGCCAGAAGCCAACAGCACAGTCCATTTCGCTTTCTGCCACTGATTGCTGCCCCGCCAGTGCTAAGAGGGCTGGACGAATCGGCCAGTTCCGGGAATTTTGCGGGGCGACGATCCAGCTTCAGCAGAACATGGACAGCCTCATGGGGGTTGTTTTCAGCAATAAATTCGAGAATTGATAGGACATCGATTAGATCGGAGGAAACCTGACTATCTAGGCTAAACTGCATCTGTTCCAGAGGAGGTTGCCCGGTTTCCATATGTTGGAGCAGTGCCAGTCGCTGTAAGAGCGGATGTTGAGTATAGGTTGGTTTTCCCAGGGGAAATCCCCACATATTGGTGGTCTGAAGTCCCAGTCCCAGCTTG is from Leptothermofonsia sichuanensis E412 and encodes:
- a CDS encoding GntR family transcriptional regulator, whose amino-acid sequence is MVREPQTAQSKSKPTEEVIYTELYNAILERRLPPETKLGENLLAEHYGISRTIIRQVLQRLAHDRLVKLEPNRGAFVASLSLEEAKQIYEAWRLIEVAIVRDVTQSITPKQVKMLRLLVSEERKACDAQDIPRLTRLSAEFHMQLADLCHNKFLGRFLKELVPQTSLAFFYEIRNMPVCTKDEHSEILDYIASGDVDGAVAAVMRHLDGIEAGLNARASLNQTASLVDILKSRASF
- a CDS encoding type II toxin-antitoxin system VapC family toxin, coding for MRRQFLLDTGVLVALLSKADDFHQWATTTVTMVNQPLLTCEAVITEACFLLQRDSRSQQAVLSLVNKGALQIDFCLSDEVQAIEELITRYENVSMSLADACLVRMTELHLESTILTKALSLH
- a CDS encoding DUF1350 family protein; translation: MDWWEISGNWVLIPQRPTAIVHFLGGAFVATAPQLTYRRLLERLALQGYVIIATPFVNTFDHAAIAQTVLQSFDRTLDALYASHLRRRSLPIYGIGHSMGCKLHLLIGSLFSTERAGNILISFNNFSARNAVPLIEQFSPVFSVEFTPSPLETNQIIAQNYRVRRNLLVKFSNDTIDQTTILTDLLQTRFPGMVVAQHLPGNHLTPLGPDANWQAGNVFTPFDAIAQWMRQEVYRELHQLEHTILRWLNPLARF
- a CDS encoding tetratricopeptide repeat protein, with the translated sequence MPTVVWQTWMSIGRERTAMGELRTAERIDPKSPEVKGRHGLIAVLEERYEDGIQLLTEALEEGCRYREVYTVLVKTWKELGNSEAVQETRRRFGKKFGDLNPELDVQVLPWVDALSTKDYSLFSHLVQEGSDRDPAIRACQIFDDAVQGEPTSSGKVSLNQTQAVQAWDQLLQSLSPKEQVPTLQAIALYASRADFHAFAGQLWALQGEFQRAIAAWKKAQQLEPNHPISTALLQSLQVQF